The genome window TCTCCTGCCCTCGCTCCTGAGCGTTTTATAACTGTATCGGTCTCGCCGAGGAGAGTTCCGCTCAGTATTAACCCATGTTTTGATGCGCATGTGTCCCCTCCGATTATCTCTATTTTGTGTTTTTCTGCTAATGTCTTAATCCCTGAATAAAGTTCATCTATAGCCTGAGAGGTGTAACCACCAGGGATGCCAAGACCCAGGAGAAAATACTTTGGAGTGCCTCCCATTGCGCTGATATCGCTTATGTTTACTGCGAGGGTCTTATAGCCGAGCTGCAAAAGGGTGTAAAACCTGAGGTCAAAATGGATGCCCTCAAGGAGCATGTCAGTTGTAATGAGGAGCTTTTTCTTTGAAGGCCTGAGGGCTGCTGCATCATCTCCTATGCCTTCAAGCACCTGAGGGGAAATCTTTTGCAGCGACTTTTTTAGCCTTCTTATAAGGCCGAACTCGCCAAGCTCTGAGAGCTTCATTTAAAACTAATTTCTCACTTCCTGTTTCTCGTATTTGCTTTTGAGGATTGGTGGCGACGTAACTTGCCGTTTTTAAGTGCGACATCGAGCACATCGTCCATTGTCTCTGCAAAGATAAACTCCATATCCTTTTTTATGTATTTAGGTAGATCCTCGAGATCTTTCTTGTTCCTCTTTGGTATTATTACTTTTTTAATACCCATTCGCCTTGCAGCTAAAGTCTTTTCTTTTAACCCTCCTATGGGAAGTACCCTTCCCCTCAGAGTAACCTCACCTGTCATTGCAATGTTTTTGTTTACAGGTCTGCCTATGATGGCAGATGCGAGGGCAGTGGCCATGGTGATGCCGGCTGATGGCCCGTCTTTTGGTATTGCCCCGGCAGGCACATGGACGTGGATATCATTTTTTGAAAAAATCTCTTCATTAATGCCGAGGGTTTTTGACCTTGAGCGTATATAACTCAGGGCTGCCTGGGCTGACTCTTTCATCACATCTCCTAAATGGCCTGTAAGGGTGAGATGGCCTTTACCTTTCATGGTGGTAGCTTCTATGTAGATTATGTCGCCTCCTGCCTCTGTCCATGCAAGGCCTGTTGCGACTCCGACTTCATCCTTTTCCATTTCCTCTTCTGGGAGAAATTTTGGCACACCAAGATATTTATCCAGGTTCCTGGGGAGTATCCTGTAGAGCTTGTCCTTGCCCTCAGCGATTTTCCTTGCAACCTTTCTAAAGATGTTGGCTATCTCGCGCTCTAAATTTCTTACCCCTGCCTCTCGTGTATACTGGGAGATAAGCTGGAGCACGGCCTCATCGTTTATTTTGAGGTTCTTTTCCGTAATGCCGTGTTCCTTCAATTGTTTCGGAATAAGGTAGTTCTTTGCTATACCGAGTTTTTCCTCTGCAGTGTAGCCTGCGAGTGTTATTATCTCCATCCTGTCCCTCAGGGGTGAAGGAATAGGGTCAATCAGATTGCCTGTCGTTATGAACATTACATTACTCAAATCAAAAGGAACCCCGAGGTAATGGTCTGTAAAAGAAGAATTCTGCTCTGGATCTAAAACCTCCAGGAGTGCTGAGGCAGGGTCCCCCCTGAAGTCCATGCCAATCTTGTCTACCTCATCTAACATAAATACAGGGTTGTTGGTGTTTGCTGTTTTTATGCCCTGGATTATTCTGCCTGGAAGGGCGCCGACATAAGTCCTCCTGTGCCCTCTTATTTCTGCCTCATCCCTCATCCCTCCAAGGGACATCCTGGCAAACTCCCTTCCGAGTGCCCGTGCAATGGATTTTCCAAGAGAAGTTTTTCCAACACCTGGCGGGCCAATGAAGCAGAGGATCGGGCCCTTCATTTTCTCTTTGAGCTTCCTGACTCCTAAATATTCGAGTATCCTTTCCTTTACACGCTCAAGGTCATAGTGGTCCTCATCAAGGACTTTTTTTGCAGCCTTTAAATCAAGATTGTCCTGAGTACTCTTTGCCCATGGTAGCTCTATAAGCCAGTCTACATAGGTTCTTATTGTGCCGGCCTCTGCACTATCAGGATGCATCTTCTCGAGCCGCTTGAGTTGTTTATTGGCCTCTTTCTCCACCTTTTCAGGCATCTTTGCCTCTTGTATCTTTTTCTTCATCTCCTGAATTTCTTCTGCCCTTTCATCTATCTCTCCAAGCTCTTTTTGTATGGCCTTTAACTGTTCCCTGAGAAAATACTCCCTCTGGGTCTTGTCTATCTCACCTTTGGCCTCGGATTGAATCTTTTGTTGCACAAGGAGCAGCTCTACTTCCCTGTTCAGGATCTCGCTTATTCTGCTAAGCCTCACTACAGGGTCTGTTATTTCAATTATCTCCTGGGCCTGTTCAGACTTAAGGCCGAGGTTGGATGCTACTAAATCAGCGAGTCTGCCTGGCTCGTCGACATTTTCTACGACAACCATTATGTCTGGCAGTATTGCCTTGCCGAGGGATACTAATTTATCGAGCTGTTCTTTTACATTACGCATAAGGGCCTCGATCTCAAGGGTCAGCTCAGGAATCTTCGGGTCAACAATCTTCTGTATCTGACCTACATAGAAAGGCTCTGTCTGAGTAAATTTCAATACCCTTGCCTTTGCAAGTCCCTGCACA of Nitrospirota bacterium contains these proteins:
- the lon gene encoding endopeptidase La, translated to MAFEIKEEHEIEIPDKLPILPVRDIVIFPYMILPLFVGREMSIKAIEHALAGNRMVMLLTQRDLNVETPTKDDLYTTGTVGMIMRMLKLPDGRIKILVQGLAKARVLKFTQTEPFYVGQIQKIVDPKIPELTLEIEALMRNVKEQLDKLVSLGKAILPDIMVVVENVDEPGRLADLVASNLGLKSEQAQEIIEITDPVVRLSRISEILNREVELLLVQQKIQSEAKGEIDKTQREYFLREQLKAIQKELGEIDERAEEIQEMKKKIQEAKMPEKVEKEANKQLKRLEKMHPDSAEAGTIRTYVDWLIELPWAKSTQDNLDLKAAKKVLDEDHYDLERVKERILEYLGVRKLKEKMKGPILCFIGPPGVGKTSLGKSIARALGREFARMSLGGMRDEAEIRGHRRTYVGALPGRIIQGIKTANTNNPVFMLDEVDKIGMDFRGDPASALLEVLDPEQNSSFTDHYLGVPFDLSNVMFITTGNLIDPIPSPLRDRMEIITLAGYTAEEKLGIAKNYLIPKQLKEHGITEKNLKINDEAVLQLISQYTREAGVRNLEREIANIFRKVARKIAEGKDKLYRILPRNLDKYLGVPKFLPEEEMEKDEVGVATGLAWTEAGGDIIYIEATTMKGKGHLTLTGHLGDVMKESAQAALSYIRSRSKTLGINEEIFSKNDIHVHVPAGAIPKDGPSAGITMATALASAIIGRPVNKNIAMTGEVTLRGRVLPIGGLKEKTLAARRMGIKKVIIPKRNKKDLEDLPKYIKKDMEFIFAETMDDVLDVALKNGKLRRHQSSKANTRNRK